A genomic region of Sander vitreus isolate 19-12246 chromosome 11, sanVit1, whole genome shotgun sequence contains the following coding sequences:
- the map3k19 gene encoding mitogen-activated protein kinase kinase kinase 19, with the protein MSLPALDKYPCQDLDSEFGDSDIELDLESLCPYQSTAASPTQTPTHQHSFLLYSHTGEVLESPGYPPLSDRHKGLHQDKGIPLCFQNAMETLRDIRQAYQDAGRGSSRGGLSLPSLGDNSRRWSHLDPAPSPGVLSTRTSCLPVPPKHRQRTRSVVAASPSSTALLSVAEHSQLSQSAPSIMEPLLCSTTMMQARAHIQTRLGSQDTVNQQKFSQGPLPALHPRTPKLLAPLDRRPRDIAALPELKPHIPLKPISRSPLCSRSRLRRERLYWGSPRTGPLTTKGGSEESGSSSSISSQSSIDLEDEEDERDMRERASGERHLKFVGDKLLPHSNDVSSTEVDLVEETRQHFKVQSRISHIPPIHRSAHDLDGEPINHTSDLLSTKKATNSHCEGKATNVNYTKEPVGSQSFIKCNYAQQGDTVNNEITITSKSKEEKNDVGCTPEPEISHGITFNMNNDQGHVVACSEETYRNDLQDIKQTERTIKVSCFEEIRVDNPIPRREDGKLTTSTTEEKIQLFTPAVNLPQSSTGPKRAEKMLKALKPVRNKERRTNVNCELRANIQTSQQSFNVLAHKDRSILNRNKSKNNPKYSSLSTQIKDKTRKSPELIIGGETVTKVKSKLKSVKGAHCYTGTPSPRKKLIYQGKRVNPPLRELKSIRQLKRPGLAGTPRSKSAVDFITYKDMFQEIQSGDEGPAIYEMFAGPIYDNLRVSSSSEKVKDRQVQSAPPRKSQQCHKVKHRPLKQAQRKSLGESVVVSAKSKQRFVSSRVKTHKPVPRKGTHKIKDMPKADGYTEAELALSKDVDICHTTAQDTILSTIEEALSRYGSETIKSYDKTLTMPTGSSHAEDYSHLHMNMQEIGNPNPPFPKPVLSQSPEQLKVNTWASSSSNHTTMSPVYRKFLDEVGDGPLTDDLLQCLAEELISLDERDVSIGSENMESNREDERVSGRNKIPEGNSKDSAALLGSGLVVDDAITWTKGEVLGRGAYGTVYCGLTSQGQLIAVKQVRLDASDPDDAKREYSRLQGEVELLKTLRHTNIVGFLGTSLYQHVVSIFMEYIPGGSIASILHRFGPLPERVLALYTHQILKGVAFLHLNRVIHRDLKGNNVMLMPTGVIKLIDFGCARRLSCLNHTASNSGDLLKSVHGTPYWMAPEVINETGYGRKSDIWSVGCTVFEMATGKPPLAHMDKMAALFYIGAQRGLMPSLPDGFSDNAKNFVAVSLTSDQRLRPSADQLLKHVFIPQSETEENSWETQKKNCCGHPEGLCG; encoded by the exons ATGTCACTCCCAGCCCTTGACAAATACCCATGCCAGGATTTGGACTCAGAGTTTGGAGATTCGGACATAGAGTTGGACCTTGAGAGCCTTTGTCCTTATCAGTCGACTGCTGCCTCCCCCACGCAGACACCAACCCATCAGCACAGCTTTCTCCTTTACAGCCACACAGGG GAAGTGCTGGAGTCTCCAGGGTACCCTCCTCTATCTGACCGTCACAAAGGCCTCCACCAAG aTAAGGGAATCCCCCTATGTTTCCAAAACGCCATGGAAACACTAAGAGACATCAGGCAAGCCTACCAGGATGCAGGGAGGGGAAGCAG CAGAGGAGGTTTGTCTCTGCCGAGCCTGGGCGACAACAGCAGACGCTGGAGCCATCTGGATCCTGCTCCCTCACCTGGTGTACTGAGTACCAGGACCTCCTGCCTGCCAGTACCCCCTAAACACAG GCAGAGAACAAGAAGTGTGGTTGCTGCATCCCCATCCTCCACCGCTCTGCTGTCTGTGGCTGAGCACAGCCAGCTCAGCCAATCAGCCCCCAGCATCATGGAACCACTACTGTGTTCAACCACTATGATGCAGGCCAGAGCACACATTCAAACcc GACTGGGTTCTCAAGACACTGTAAATCAACAAAAG TTCTCGCAGGGTCCCTTGCCGGCTCTGCATCCCAGAACGCCCAAGCTGTTGGCACCACTAGACAGAAGGCCCAGGGACATTGCGGCTCTGCCAGAACTAAAGCCCCACATTCCCCTGAAGCCCATCAGCCGGAGCCCGCTTTGCTCCAGGAGTCGGCTGAGGAGAGAGAGGCTGTACTGGGGCAGCCCACGCACTGGCCCTCTGACCACTAAAGGGGGTAGTGAGGAGAGCGgttccagcagcagcattagcagccaGAGTTCCATCGACCTggaggatgaggaagatgagAGGGATATGCGTGAGAGAGCTTCAGGAGAAAGACATCTGAAGTTCGTAGGAGACAAGTTGTTGCCGCATTCAAACGATGTGAGCTCCACCGAGGTTGATTTGGTTGAGGAGACCCGGCAGCATTTTAAAGTTCAGTCAAGGATCAGTCATATTCCACCGATCCACAGATCAGCACATGACCTGGATGGAGAGCCTATCAATCATACAAGTGATCTTCTCAGCACTAAAAAAGCTACAAACTCTCACTGTGAAGGCAAAGCCACCAATGTGAACTATACAAAGGAGCCTGTTGGCAGTCAGTCCTTTATAAAATGTAACTATGCACAACAAGGAGACACTGTGAACAATGAAATAACTATCACATCAAAGTCTAAGGAAGAAAAGAACGATGTGGGTTGCACCCCGGAGCCTGAGATTAGCCATGGGATAACATTTAATATGAATAATGACCAAGGTCATGTTGTTGCATGCTCTGAAGAAACATACAGAAATGACCTGCAGGATatcaaacagacagaaagaactatAAAGGTTTCCTGTTTTGAAGAAATCAGAGTAGATAACCCAATCCCTCGTAGGGAGGATGGAAAGTTAACTACTAGCACTACTGAGGAGAAAATTCAGTTATTTACTCCAGCTGTAAACCTTCCACAATCAAGCACGGGTCCCAAGAGGGCTGAGAAGATGTTGAAAGCCTTAAAGCCTGTCCGAAACAAAGAGAGAAGAACCAACGTGAACTGTGAACTAAGAGCAAACATTCAAACCAGCCAGCAGTCCTTCAACGTTCTAGCACACAAAGATCGAAGCATCCTAAATCGAAACAAGTCCAAAAACAATCCGAAGTACTCCTCACTTTCCACACAAATTAAAGATAAAACCCGGAAAAGCCCTGAGCTAATAATTGGTGGAGAGACAGTGACAAAAGTAAAGTCAAAGCTTAAATCTGTTAAAGGTGCTCATTGTTACACTGGCACCCCGTCACCACGAAAGAAGCTTATTTATCAGGGCAAAAGAGTAAATCCACCGTTGAGGGAGCTGAAGAGCATCCGTCAGTTGAAGAGACCAGGTCTAGCTGGGACACCGAGGTCTAAATCTGCCGTGGACTTCATCACCTACAAAGACATGTTTCAGGAGATACAGAGTGGGGACGAAGGACCGGCCATCTACGAGATGTTTGCTGGTCCGATCTATGATAACCTACGAGTTTCCAGCTCCAGTGAGAAAGTAAAGGACAGACAAGTGCAGTCTGCTCCGCCGAGGAAGTCACAACAGTGCCATAAAGTCAAACATAGACCATTGAAACAAGCACAGAGGAAAAGTCTGGGGGAGAGTGTAGTGGTTTCAGCTAAAAGCAAACAAAGATTTGTGTCGTCCAGGGTTAAAACTCACAAACCTGTACCAAGGAAAGGCACACACAAAATCAAGGATATGCCTAAAGCAGATGGGTACACAGAGGCTGAGTTAGCTCTATCTAAGGATGTTGACATTTGTCATACAACAGCTCAAGATACTATCTTATCTACCATAGAGGAGGCTCTTTCTAGATATGGGTCTGAAACAATCAAATCTTATGACAAAACACTGACTATGCCAACAGGTTCATCTCATGCTGAAGATTATAGTCACCTGCACATGAATATGCAAGAAATAGGAAACCCAAACCCACCGTTTCCTAAGCCTGTGTTATCTCAAAGCCCCGAACAGCTAAAGGTTAATACATGGGCGTCTTCCAGCAGCAACCACACCACCATGTCACCAGTTTACCGGAAGTTTCTGGATGAGGTGGGGGACGGGCCGCTTACAGATGACCTGCTGCAATGTCTGGCAGAGGAGCTGATCTCATTGGATGAGAGGGATGTATCCATAGGCTCCGAAAACATGGAGTCCAACAGAGAAGACGAGCGTGTGTCAGGAAGAAATAAAATTCCTGAG GGTAATTCAAAAGACAGTGCTGCTCTGCTTGGCTCTGGGTTGGTTGTGGATGACGCCATCACATGGACAAAGGGTGAAGTACTCGGCAGGGGAGCCTATGGGACA GTGTACTGTGGCCTGACCAGCCAGGGCCAGCTGATAGCTGTGAAGCAGGTGAGACTGGATGCCTCTGACCCCGACGACGCAAAGAGGGAGTACAGTCGTCTGCAGGGGGAAGTGGAGCTACTCAAAACCCTCAGACACACCAACATTGTGGGCTTCCTGGGTACCTCACTTTATCAGCATGTGGTTTCCATTTTCATGGAATACATCCCAGGAGGATCCATCGCCAGCATCCTTCACAG GTTTGGCCCTCTGCCAGAGCGTGTCCTGGCTCTTTACACCCATCAGATCCTGAAAGGGGTGGCCTTCCTTCACCTGAACAGAGTGATTCATCGGGACTTGAAGGGAAACAATGTCATGCTGATGCCCACTGGCGTCATCAAGCTCATAGACTTTGGCTGTGCGCGCCGTCTCAGCTGCCTGAACCACACTGCCAGCAACAGTGGCGATCTGCTCAAGTCTGTCCACGGCACACCTTACTGGATGGCACCAGAG GTTATCAATGAGACAGGATATGGCAGGAAGTCAGATATATGGAGTGTGGGTTGCACTGTGTTTGAGATGGCCACAGGGAAACCACCACTGGCACACATGGACAAGATGGCTGCCTTGTTCTACATTGGGGCTCAAAGAGGGTTGATGCCCTCCTTACCAGATGGGTTTTCGGATAACGCCAAGAACTTTGTGGCAGTCAGCTTGACAAG TGACCAGAGACTACGACCATCTGCAGACCAGCTGCTAAAGCATGTATTCATTCCTCAAAGTGAGACTGAAGAGAACTCTTGGGAAACACAGAAAAAGAACTGCTGTGGTCACCCAGAGGGACTGTGTGGCTAA